The Gemmatimonadales bacterium genome contains a region encoding:
- a CDS encoding DUF1460 domain-containing protein → DGYPSRLHYFSEWLADNERRGMLRQLSRSLGGAADAEPISFMTRHTSAYRQLADGDNLAAIRRVEAGLNASGPRWFIREASIAKAAPGIRDGDIIAATSTLAGLDVAHTGLALWQNGKLHLLHAPLVGRVVEISEVPLASRIRSIKAQDGIMVARVERLGDR, encoded by the coding sequence TCGACGGCTATCCCAGCCGGCTGCACTACTTCTCAGAATGGTTGGCGGACAACGAGCGGCGCGGCATGCTGCGGCAGCTCAGCCGTTCACTCGGCGGGGCCGCGGATGCGGAACCGATCTCGTTCATGACCCGACACACCTCGGCGTATCGCCAGCTCGCGGACGGCGACAACCTCGCGGCAATCAGACGCGTCGAGGCCGGATTGAACGCGTCGGGGCCGCGCTGGTTCATTCGCGAAGCGAGCATCGCGAAGGCTGCGCCTGGCATTCGCGATGGCGACATCATCGCCGCCACCTCCACGCTGGCGGGCCTCGATGTGGCGCACACCGGCCTGGCGCTTTGGCAGAACGGCAAGCTGCACCTGCTGCATGCGCCGCTGGTCGGGCGGGTCGTGGAGATTTCGGAAGTACCCCTCGCCAGTCGGATTCGCTCGATCAAAGCGCAGGACGGAATCATGGTGGCGCGGGTCGAACGGCTGGGCGATCGATGA